The following coding sequences lie in one Ctenopharyngodon idella isolate HZGC_01 chromosome 11, HZGC01, whole genome shotgun sequence genomic window:
- the rbm39a gene encoding RNA-binding protein 39a isoform X1, which produces MADDLDIEAMLEAPYKKDDNKSISTNGHEERSKKKKKSKSRSKSRERKRSRSRDRKKSHDHRRSRSRERKRSRSRERRRSRSRSRERGGRYRAPFSGLKFNGGPRGKTGPPPVIKLSRRRSRSRSPFKKDKSPIRQPIDNLTPEERDARTVFCMQLAARIRPRDLEEFFSAVGKVRDVRIISDRNSRRSKGIAYIEFVDATSVPLAIGLSGQRLLGVPIIVQASQAEKNRAAALANNLQKGSSGPMRLYVGSLHFNITEDMLRGIFEPFGRIDSIQLMMDSETGRSKGYGFITFADAECAKKALEQLNGFELAGRPMKVGHVTERTDASTASSFLDNDELERTGIDLGTTGRLQLMARLAEGTGLQIPPAAQQALQMSGSMVAMAAATAAMNPGLSFNINVPTNQALNLPSQPIATHCFQLSNMFNPNSENDPGWEIEIQDDVIEECNKHGGVIHIYVDKKSAEGNVYVKCPTIPAAMAAVSALHGRWFGGKMITAAYVPLPTYHNLFPESVQATQLLMPSRR; this is translated from the exons gaaaaagaagAGCAAGAGTCGCAGCAAGAGTCGggagaggaagagaagcagGAGTCGCGATCGCAAGAAGAGTCACGACCACAGGAGGAGCCGCAGCAGAGAGCGGAAGCGCAGCCGCAGCAGGGAGAGACGCCGCAGCCGTTCCAGGAGCAGGGAGCGTGGCGGTCGCTACAGAGCTCCATT TTCTGGCCTGAAATTTAACGGTGGTCCCAGGGGGAAGACTGGCCCACCACCTGTCATCAAACTAAG CCGTAGAAGGTCTAGAAGCCGCAGTCCTTTCAAGAAAGACAAAAGCCCTATAAG ACAGCCTATTGATAATCTCACCCCTGAGGAAAGGGATGCACGCACAGTGTTCTGCATGCAGCTGGCAGCTAGAATCCGACCACGAGACCTGGAGGAATTCTTTTCTGCAGTGGGAAAA GTGCGAGATGTGCGAATCATCTCTGACAGAAACTCCAGAAGATCCAAAGGAATTGCTTACATTGAGTTTGTAGATGCCACCTCTGTACCTTTGGCAATAGGCCTATCCGGTCAAAGACTTCTCGGAGTACCAATCATTGTCCAGGCTTCACAG GCTGAGAAGAACAGAGCAGCTGCATTGGCAAACAACTTACAGAAGGGCAGTTCAGGACCTATGAGACTGTATGTTGGCTCATTACATTTCAACATCACAGAAGACATGCTCAGAGGCATCTTTGAACCATTTGGAAGG ATTGATAGTATTCAACTGATGATGGACAGTGAAACCGGACGATCTAAAGGATATGGCTTTATCACG TTTGCTGATGCCGAATGTGCTAAGAAGGCTCTGGAACAGCTTAATGGCTTTGAGTTGGCTGGCAGACCAATGAAAGTGGGACATGTGACGGAACGCACTGATGCCTCCACCGCCAGCTCCTTCCTGGACAATGACGAGCTGGAGAGGACAGGTATTGATCTGGGAACTACTGGAAGACTTCAACTCATGGCCAGACTGGCCGAAG GTACTGGTCTGCAGATCCCACCTGCTGCACAACAGGCCCTTCAGATGAGTGGCTCCATGGTAGCCATGGCTGCAGCTACTG ctgctATGAACCCTGGATTAAGTTTTAACATCAACGTGCCCACAAACCAAGCTTTGAATCTACCATCGCAACCAATTGCAACACACTGTTTCCAGCTGTCTAACATGTTCAATCCAAACTC AGAAAATGATCCTGGTTGGGAAATCGAAATTCAGGATGATGTCATTGAAGAGTGCAACAAACACGGTGGAGTCATTCATATATACGTGGACAAGAAATCCGCTGAA gGTAATGTCTATGTGAAGTGTCCCACCATTCCTGCTGCCATGGCTGCAGTCAGTGCGTTACATGGACGCTGGTTTGGAG gtAAAATGATCACAGCAGCTTATGTCCCACTTCCTACATACCACAACCTTTTCCCAGAGTCAGTGCAGGCTACACAGCTTCTTATGCCCAGTCGCCGGTGA
- the rbm39a gene encoding RNA-binding protein 39a isoform X2: MKDDNKSISTNGHEERSKKKKKSKSRSKSRERKRSRSRDRKKSHDHRRSRSRERKRSRSRERRRSRSRSRERGGRYRAPFSGLKFNGGPRGKTGPPPVIKLSRRRSRSRSPFKKDKSPIRQPIDNLTPEERDARTVFCMQLAARIRPRDLEEFFSAVGKVRDVRIISDRNSRRSKGIAYIEFVDATSVPLAIGLSGQRLLGVPIIVQASQAEKNRAAALANNLQKGSSGPMRLYVGSLHFNITEDMLRGIFEPFGRIDSIQLMMDSETGRSKGYGFITFADAECAKKALEQLNGFELAGRPMKVGHVTERTDASTASSFLDNDELERTGIDLGTTGRLQLMARLAEGTGLQIPPAAQQALQMSGSMVAMAAATAAMNPGLSFNINVPTNQALNLPSQPIATHCFQLSNMFNPNSENDPGWEIEIQDDVIEECNKHGGVIHIYVDKKSAEGNVYVKCPTIPAAMAAVSALHGRWFGGKMITAAYVPLPTYHNLFPESVQATQLLMPSRR, encoded by the exons gaaaaagaagAGCAAGAGTCGCAGCAAGAGTCGggagaggaagagaagcagGAGTCGCGATCGCAAGAAGAGTCACGACCACAGGAGGAGCCGCAGCAGAGAGCGGAAGCGCAGCCGCAGCAGGGAGAGACGCCGCAGCCGTTCCAGGAGCAGGGAGCGTGGCGGTCGCTACAGAGCTCCATT TTCTGGCCTGAAATTTAACGGTGGTCCCAGGGGGAAGACTGGCCCACCACCTGTCATCAAACTAAG CCGTAGAAGGTCTAGAAGCCGCAGTCCTTTCAAGAAAGACAAAAGCCCTATAAG ACAGCCTATTGATAATCTCACCCCTGAGGAAAGGGATGCACGCACAGTGTTCTGCATGCAGCTGGCAGCTAGAATCCGACCACGAGACCTGGAGGAATTCTTTTCTGCAGTGGGAAAA GTGCGAGATGTGCGAATCATCTCTGACAGAAACTCCAGAAGATCCAAAGGAATTGCTTACATTGAGTTTGTAGATGCCACCTCTGTACCTTTGGCAATAGGCCTATCCGGTCAAAGACTTCTCGGAGTACCAATCATTGTCCAGGCTTCACAG GCTGAGAAGAACAGAGCAGCTGCATTGGCAAACAACTTACAGAAGGGCAGTTCAGGACCTATGAGACTGTATGTTGGCTCATTACATTTCAACATCACAGAAGACATGCTCAGAGGCATCTTTGAACCATTTGGAAGG ATTGATAGTATTCAACTGATGATGGACAGTGAAACCGGACGATCTAAAGGATATGGCTTTATCACG TTTGCTGATGCCGAATGTGCTAAGAAGGCTCTGGAACAGCTTAATGGCTTTGAGTTGGCTGGCAGACCAATGAAAGTGGGACATGTGACGGAACGCACTGATGCCTCCACCGCCAGCTCCTTCCTGGACAATGACGAGCTGGAGAGGACAGGTATTGATCTGGGAACTACTGGAAGACTTCAACTCATGGCCAGACTGGCCGAAG GTACTGGTCTGCAGATCCCACCTGCTGCACAACAGGCCCTTCAGATGAGTGGCTCCATGGTAGCCATGGCTGCAGCTACTG ctgctATGAACCCTGGATTAAGTTTTAACATCAACGTGCCCACAAACCAAGCTTTGAATCTACCATCGCAACCAATTGCAACACACTGTTTCCAGCTGTCTAACATGTTCAATCCAAACTC AGAAAATGATCCTGGTTGGGAAATCGAAATTCAGGATGATGTCATTGAAGAGTGCAACAAACACGGTGGAGTCATTCATATATACGTGGACAAGAAATCCGCTGAA gGTAATGTCTATGTGAAGTGTCCCACCATTCCTGCTGCCATGGCTGCAGTCAGTGCGTTACATGGACGCTGGTTTGGAG gtAAAATGATCACAGCAGCTTATGTCCCACTTCCTACATACCACAACCTTTTCCCAGAGTCAGTGCAGGCTACACAGCTTCTTATGCCCAGTCGCCGGTGA
- the rbm39a gene encoding RNA-binding protein 39a isoform X3, whose protein sequence is MADDLDIEAMLEAPYKKDDNKSISTNGHEERSKKKKKSKSRSKSRERKRSRSRDRKKSHDHRRSRSRERKRSRSRERRRSRSRSRERGGRYRAPFRRRSRSRSPFKKDKSPIRQPIDNLTPEERDARTVFCMQLAARIRPRDLEEFFSAVGKVRDVRIISDRNSRRSKGIAYIEFVDATSVPLAIGLSGQRLLGVPIIVQASQAEKNRAAALANNLQKGSSGPMRLYVGSLHFNITEDMLRGIFEPFGRIDSIQLMMDSETGRSKGYGFITFADAECAKKALEQLNGFELAGRPMKVGHVTERTDASTASSFLDNDELERTGIDLGTTGRLQLMARLAEGTGLQIPPAAQQALQMSGSMVAMAAATAAMNPGLSFNINVPTNQALNLPSQPIATHCFQLSNMFNPNSENDPGWEIEIQDDVIEECNKHGGVIHIYVDKKSAEGNVYVKCPTIPAAMAAVSALHGRWFGGKMITAAYVPLPTYHNLFPESVQATQLLMPSRR, encoded by the exons gaaaaagaagAGCAAGAGTCGCAGCAAGAGTCGggagaggaagagaagcagGAGTCGCGATCGCAAGAAGAGTCACGACCACAGGAGGAGCCGCAGCAGAGAGCGGAAGCGCAGCCGCAGCAGGGAGAGACGCCGCAGCCGTTCCAGGAGCAGGGAGCGTGGCGGTCGCTACAGAGCTCCATT CCGTAGAAGGTCTAGAAGCCGCAGTCCTTTCAAGAAAGACAAAAGCCCTATAAG ACAGCCTATTGATAATCTCACCCCTGAGGAAAGGGATGCACGCACAGTGTTCTGCATGCAGCTGGCAGCTAGAATCCGACCACGAGACCTGGAGGAATTCTTTTCTGCAGTGGGAAAA GTGCGAGATGTGCGAATCATCTCTGACAGAAACTCCAGAAGATCCAAAGGAATTGCTTACATTGAGTTTGTAGATGCCACCTCTGTACCTTTGGCAATAGGCCTATCCGGTCAAAGACTTCTCGGAGTACCAATCATTGTCCAGGCTTCACAG GCTGAGAAGAACAGAGCAGCTGCATTGGCAAACAACTTACAGAAGGGCAGTTCAGGACCTATGAGACTGTATGTTGGCTCATTACATTTCAACATCACAGAAGACATGCTCAGAGGCATCTTTGAACCATTTGGAAGG ATTGATAGTATTCAACTGATGATGGACAGTGAAACCGGACGATCTAAAGGATATGGCTTTATCACG TTTGCTGATGCCGAATGTGCTAAGAAGGCTCTGGAACAGCTTAATGGCTTTGAGTTGGCTGGCAGACCAATGAAAGTGGGACATGTGACGGAACGCACTGATGCCTCCACCGCCAGCTCCTTCCTGGACAATGACGAGCTGGAGAGGACAGGTATTGATCTGGGAACTACTGGAAGACTTCAACTCATGGCCAGACTGGCCGAAG GTACTGGTCTGCAGATCCCACCTGCTGCACAACAGGCCCTTCAGATGAGTGGCTCCATGGTAGCCATGGCTGCAGCTACTG ctgctATGAACCCTGGATTAAGTTTTAACATCAACGTGCCCACAAACCAAGCTTTGAATCTACCATCGCAACCAATTGCAACACACTGTTTCCAGCTGTCTAACATGTTCAATCCAAACTC AGAAAATGATCCTGGTTGGGAAATCGAAATTCAGGATGATGTCATTGAAGAGTGCAACAAACACGGTGGAGTCATTCATATATACGTGGACAAGAAATCCGCTGAA gGTAATGTCTATGTGAAGTGTCCCACCATTCCTGCTGCCATGGCTGCAGTCAGTGCGTTACATGGACGCTGGTTTGGAG gtAAAATGATCACAGCAGCTTATGTCCCACTTCCTACATACCACAACCTTTTCCCAGAGTCAGTGCAGGCTACACAGCTTCTTATGCCCAGTCGCCGGTGA
- the nfs1 gene encoding cysteine desulfurase, mitochondrial — translation MMNRTLSTKLLGSMCGISSPRLRFAQSAANAVQMQKELIKSRELEKDELRPLYMDFQATTPMDPRVLDAMLPYQVNYYGNPHSRTHAYGWESESAMEKARKQVAALIGADPREIVFTSGATESNNMSIKGVARFYKAKKKHIITTQTEHKCVLDSCRVLEAEGFDITYLPVKENGLIDLKHLEEAIRPDTSLVSIMTVNNEIGVKQPIKEIGHLCRSKNVFFHTDAAQAVGKIPVNVTDWKVDLMSISGHKIYGPKGVGALYVRRRPRIRIEPLQNGGGQERGLRSGTVPTPLVVGLGAACEVAQQELEYDHKHVTLLANRLVRKIMSEIPDVVMNGDPDQRYSGCINLSFAYVEGESLLMALKDVALSSGSACTSASLEPSYVLRAIGTDEDLAHSSIRFGIGRFTTEEEVDYTAEKCIQHVKRLREMSPLWEMVQEGIDLKSIKWTQH, via the exons ATGATGAACAGGACTTTATCGACGAAACTTCTGGGCTCCATGTGTGGGATCTCCAGCCCTCGACTGAGATTCGCTCAAAGCGCTGCGAACGCTGTACAAATGCAGAAAG AACTGATCAAAAGTAGGGAACTTGAAAAGGATGAGCTGAGACCTCTGTATATGGATTTTCAGGCCACCACACCCATG GACCCAAGGGTTTTGGATGCCATGCTCCCCTATCAAGTGAATTACTACGGGAACCCACATTCCAGGACTCATGCTTACGGATGGGAGAGTGAGAGCGCAATGGAAAAAGCAAGAAAA CAAGTTGCAGCTCTTATTGGTGCTGACCCAAGGGAGATTGTGTTCACCAGTGGTGCGACTGAGTCCAACAATATGTCAATCAAA GGTGTGGCTCGGTTTTATAAGGCTAAGAAAAAGCACATTATTACCACCCAGACCGAACACAAGTGTGTGCTGGACTCGTGTCGTGTTCTGGAGGCAGAGGGTTTTGATATAACTTATTTACCTGTGAAAGAAAATGGGCTGATTGACCTGAAG CATTTAGAGGAAGCAATCCGTCCTGATACAAGCTTGGTGTCCATAATGACTGTCAACAATGAGATTGGTGTCAAACAGCCAATCAAAGAAATAG GTCATCTGTGTAGGTCCAAAAATGTGTTCTTCCACACTGATGCCGCTCAGGCTGTTGGAAAGATCCCTGTTAATGTCACTGACTGGAAAGTGGACCTGATGTCCATCAGCGGCCATAAGATCTATGGACCCAAAG GAGTTGGGGCGTTGTACGTGAGGAGAAGACCCAGAATTCGTATTGAGCCTTTGCAGAACGGAGGAGGTCAGGAAAGGGGGCTTCGTTCAGGGACCGTCCCCACACCTCTAGTCGTAGGCCTCGGAGCTGCCTGTGAGGTTGCCCAGCAAGAGTTAGAG taCGATCACAAGCATGTGACATTGCTTGCTAATCGCCTCGTGCGGAAGATCATGTCTGAGATTCCTGATGTTGTGATGAATGGAGACCCAGATCAGAGGTACTCAG GATGCATTAATTTATCATTTGCCTACGTTGAGGGGGAGAGTCTGTTGATGGCGTTAAAAGATGTTGCACTTTCATCTGGAAG CGCCTGCACGTCTGCTTCCCTGGAGCCCTCGTATGTTCTCAGAGCAATAGGGACAGATGAGGACTTGGCGCACTCTTCTATTCG ATTTGGAATTGGCAGATTTACCACAGAGGAGGAAGTGGACTACACAGCGGAGAAGTGCATTCAGCATGTCAAGCGGTTGAGGGAGATGAG TCCATTATGGGAAATGGTCCAGGAGGGCATTGACCTTAAGAGCATCAAATGGACCCagcactga
- the si:ch211-15p9.2 gene encoding pyruvate dehydrogenase [acetyl-transferring]-phosphatase 1, mitochondrial codes for MSSTSLHHLRHQWSLPRWTAALQGYVTVNRITLLHTRHFHSSKSTACTHPPMLLIPRRKYNGKAKQMSLPQINYVLKANEYSLKANGYDGRYNVSIKGFDSNILPSNSPSEDRRSAATCLQNHGMLFGVFDGHAGSACAQAVSERLFYYIAVSLLPLKTLNDIEEAVESERPVLPVLQWHKHPNDYVSTDSGKLYFNSLRTYWQERIDLHEDDDDDNDIQTALRSAFKRLDNDISLEAQVDFGVPFAHFTPLRVALSGCTACVAHVDREDLHVANLGDSRAVLGVQGDDGKWSALTITNDHNAHNSDEMQRVLSEHPASEHKTVVKHDRLLGLLIPFRAFGDMKFKWSSELLNRIYEAQPELLVGNENAKMLPPNYHTPPYLTAEPEITYHKLRPQDKFLILATDGLWELMHRQTVVQVLGEHLSDIQWKMPVSGLSFTVGQMHRLLQERKSRALSALEDENSATHLIRHALGSDGCGSIETKRIAKMLSLPQDLARMYRDDITIMVIHFNS; via the coding sequence ATGTCTTCAACTTCACTGCACCACCTCAGACATCAGTGGTCATTACCTAGATGGACAGCAGCACTGCAGGGATATGTGACTGTAAATAGAATCACTTTATTGCACACAAGGCATTTTCATTCCTCAAAATCTACAGCCTGCACACATCCACCAATGCTTCTAATCCCCAGAAGAAAATACAATGGCAAGGCAAAACAGATGTCACTCCCACAAATAAACTATGTTTTAAAGGCTAATGAGTATAGTTTAAAAGCAAATGGCTATGATGGACGGTATAATGTGTCAATAAAAGGGTTTGATAGTAATATCTTACCATCAAACTCCCCAAGCGAAGACCGTCGGAGTGCTGCAACATGTCTACAGAACCATGGCATGCTGTTCGGAGTGTTTGATGGTCATGCAGGGTCTGCTTGCGCACAAGCAGTTAGTGAACGTCTCTTCTACTACATAGCCGTGTCTCTGCTTCCACTGAAGACTTTAAATGATATAGAGGAGGCTGTGGAGAGTGAACGGCCTGTGCTTCCGGTGCTACAATGGCACAAGCATCCCAACGACTATGTTAGCACAGATTCTGGCAAACTATACTTCAATAGTCTGAGGACATACTGGCAGGAGAGGATAGACCTTCATGAGGATGATGACGATGACAATGACATACAAACAGCTTTAAGAAGTGCTTTCAAGAGATTGGACAACGATATATCCTTGGAGGCCCAGGTGGACTTTGGGGTTCCCTTTGCTCATTTCACACCTCTCAGAGTGGCTCTGTCGGGATGCACGGCTTGTGTGGCTCACGTGGACCGAGAAGATCTTCATGTGGCCAATCTGGGTGACAGCAGAGCAGTTCTTGGGGTCCAAGGGGATGATGGGAAGTGGTCGGCTCTCACTATTACCAATGACCATAACGCCCACAACTCAGACGAGATGCAACGAGTTCTCTCTGAGCATCCTGCTTCAGAGCACAAGACAGTGGTGAAACATGACAGGTTATTGGGTTTGTTAATACCTTTCAGGGCTTTTGGAGACATGAAGTTCAAGTGGAGCAGTGAGCTCTTGAATCGCATCTACGAGGCACAGCCAGAGCTGCTGGTCGGGAAcgaaaatgcaaaaatgctgCCCCCGAACTACCACACACCACCTTACCTCACAGCAGAGCCAGAAATCACATATCATAAATTGCGACCCCAGGACAAATTCTTGATTCTAGCTACTGATGGTCTCTGGGAACTGATGCATAGGCAGACTGTTGTGCAAGTCTTAGGGGAACACCTGTCTGACATCCAGTGGAAGATGCCAGTTTCTGGACTATCTTTTACAGTGGGACAGATGCATAGACTGCTGCAGGAGAGGAAGAGTAGAGCTCTCTCTGCTCTGGAGGATGAGAACAGTGCAACTCATCTGATACGTCACGCTCTGGGCAGCGATGGCTGCGGCTCCATTGAAACTAAGCGCATAGCCAAAATGCTCAGTCTGCCCCAGGATTTGGCAAGAATGTACAGAGATGATATAACAATTATGGTCATCCACTTTAATAGTTAA
- the rbm39a gene encoding RNA-binding protein 39a isoform X4 yields the protein MQLAARIRPRDLEEFFSAVGKVRDVRIISDRNSRRSKGIAYIEFVDATSVPLAIGLSGQRLLGVPIIVQASQAEKNRAAALANNLQKGSSGPMRLYVGSLHFNITEDMLRGIFEPFGRIDSIQLMMDSETGRSKGYGFITFADAECAKKALEQLNGFELAGRPMKVGHVTERTDASTASSFLDNDELERTGIDLGTTGRLQLMARLAEGTGLQIPPAAQQALQMSGSMVAMAAATAAMNPGLSFNINVPTNQALNLPSQPIATHCFQLSNMFNPNSENDPGWEIEIQDDVIEECNKHGGVIHIYVDKKSAEGNVYVKCPTIPAAMAAVSALHGRWFGGKMITAAYVPLPTYHNLFPESVQATQLLMPSRR from the exons ATGCAGCTGGCAGCTAGAATCCGACCACGAGACCTGGAGGAATTCTTTTCTGCAGTGGGAAAA GTGCGAGATGTGCGAATCATCTCTGACAGAAACTCCAGAAGATCCAAAGGAATTGCTTACATTGAGTTTGTAGATGCCACCTCTGTACCTTTGGCAATAGGCCTATCCGGTCAAAGACTTCTCGGAGTACCAATCATTGTCCAGGCTTCACAG GCTGAGAAGAACAGAGCAGCTGCATTGGCAAACAACTTACAGAAGGGCAGTTCAGGACCTATGAGACTGTATGTTGGCTCATTACATTTCAACATCACAGAAGACATGCTCAGAGGCATCTTTGAACCATTTGGAAGG ATTGATAGTATTCAACTGATGATGGACAGTGAAACCGGACGATCTAAAGGATATGGCTTTATCACG TTTGCTGATGCCGAATGTGCTAAGAAGGCTCTGGAACAGCTTAATGGCTTTGAGTTGGCTGGCAGACCAATGAAAGTGGGACATGTGACGGAACGCACTGATGCCTCCACCGCCAGCTCCTTCCTGGACAATGACGAGCTGGAGAGGACAGGTATTGATCTGGGAACTACTGGAAGACTTCAACTCATGGCCAGACTGGCCGAAG GTACTGGTCTGCAGATCCCACCTGCTGCACAACAGGCCCTTCAGATGAGTGGCTCCATGGTAGCCATGGCTGCAGCTACTG ctgctATGAACCCTGGATTAAGTTTTAACATCAACGTGCCCACAAACCAAGCTTTGAATCTACCATCGCAACCAATTGCAACACACTGTTTCCAGCTGTCTAACATGTTCAATCCAAACTC AGAAAATGATCCTGGTTGGGAAATCGAAATTCAGGATGATGTCATTGAAGAGTGCAACAAACACGGTGGAGTCATTCATATATACGTGGACAAGAAATCCGCTGAA gGTAATGTCTATGTGAAGTGTCCCACCATTCCTGCTGCCATGGCTGCAGTCAGTGCGTTACATGGACGCTGGTTTGGAG gtAAAATGATCACAGCAGCTTATGTCCCACTTCCTACATACCACAACCTTTTCCCAGAGTCAGTGCAGGCTACACAGCTTCTTATGCCCAGTCGCCGGTGA